A genomic region of Chrysiogenia bacterium contains the following coding sequences:
- a CDS encoding MMPL family transporter, whose product MVEQISSLILKRRKLILGIVIVLTLGLGWAITRLQIVTDFEAFFLPGDPDLQSYTELKKHFGSDEFILIAYEAPESIFTKETLSEIAEITQRIQGAPNTATTLSLTNAKEFKSTKDGLPVGVPIVEDVSLSRLGAAIVKTKIEENPFYDNLLVSEDDKTAFIVVQMRNPGNDNFVRLEMTKAIEEVIAPFDKGNIHIAGTPIYLTELYRLILSNLVILGGAAALLVVLLLWLSLRSFTGIIIPITILLLSVVWNMGIFGAAGAPLTIASSVVVPLIVAISVTNSIHFLLAYTGFLDEEKTPEKALLRAMTHIIPPAFYSSFTTAVGFLTLTSARVLPVVQTGLYTAAGVMASFVLTITVIPIVLSYFPKAPAKIPQREGEDADILSRILDKFADLNLTKAPFLVVGWLALAIGAGAAISLIRVETNPLTFFKKGSPMQQTHAYFEEKLGGTLPFEMIVQGEKGDFKDLRNYANLSRLERYLDSIKELHGVVGTPDVVREVHNALSGDGRKLPYDHSTFSGETRLIDLARNQFPPINQFIDRDWSQARFTSR is encoded by the coding sequence GCTCATCCTGGGCATCGTGATCGTGCTGACCCTGGGACTTGGCTGGGCGATTACGCGCCTGCAGATCGTGACCGACTTCGAGGCCTTTTTCCTGCCCGGCGACCCGGACCTGCAGAGCTACACCGAGCTCAAGAAGCACTTCGGTTCCGACGAATTCATCCTGATCGCCTACGAAGCGCCCGAGAGCATCTTCACCAAGGAGACGCTCAGCGAGATCGCCGAGATTACCCAGCGCATCCAGGGCGCGCCCAATACCGCGACGACGCTCTCGCTGACCAACGCCAAGGAGTTCAAGAGCACCAAGGACGGCCTGCCCGTCGGCGTGCCCATTGTCGAGGATGTCTCGCTCTCGCGCCTTGGCGCCGCCATCGTCAAGACGAAGATCGAAGAGAATCCCTTCTACGACAACCTGCTTGTTTCCGAGGACGACAAGACCGCGTTCATCGTCGTGCAGATGCGCAATCCCGGAAACGACAATTTCGTGCGCCTTGAAATGACAAAGGCCATCGAGGAAGTGATCGCGCCCTTCGACAAGGGCAACATCCACATCGCCGGCACGCCGATCTACCTGACCGAGCTCTACCGCCTGATTTTGAGCAACCTGGTCATTCTGGGCGGCGCGGCGGCGCTGCTTGTCGTGCTGCTACTCTGGCTCTCTCTGCGCAGTTTTACCGGGATCATCATCCCCATCACGATTTTGTTACTGAGCGTGGTGTGGAACATGGGGATCTTCGGCGCCGCGGGCGCGCCGCTCACCATTGCATCCTCGGTGGTGGTGCCGCTCATTGTGGCCATTTCAGTCACCAACTCGATCCATTTCCTGCTGGCCTACACCGGTTTTCTCGATGAGGAGAAAACGCCCGAGAAGGCCCTGCTGCGCGCGATGACCCACATCATCCCGCCGGCTTTCTATTCGAGTTTTACGACCGCCGTGGGCTTTCTCACGCTCACCAGCGCGCGGGTGCTGCCCGTGGTGCAGACGGGCCTCTATACGGCGGCCGGCGTGATGGCGAGCTTTGTTCTCACCATCACGGTGATTCCCATCGTGCTCAGCTACTTCCCCAAGGCGCCGGCAAAGATTCCTCAGCGCGAGGGTGAGGACGCCGACATTCTCAGCCGCATCCTCGACAAGTTCGCCGACCTGAATCTGACAAAGGCCCCGTTCCTTGTGGTGGGTTGGCTGGCACTGGCCATCGGGGCGGGGGCGGCGATCAGTCTGATTCGCGTGGAGACCAATCCGCTGACCTTCTTCAAGAAGGGAAGTCCCATGCAGCAGACCCATGCCTATTTCGAGGAAAAGCTCGGCGGCACGCTTCCATTTGAAATGATCGTCCAGGGTGAAAAGGGCGACTTCAAGGACCTGCGCAACTATGCGAACCTCAGCCGGCTCGAGCGCTACCTGGATTCCATCAAGGAACTCCACGGCGTGGTAGGCACGCCCGACGTGGTGCGCGAGGTGCACAACGCACTGAGCGGCGACGGGCGCAAACTTCCCTACGACCATTC